One genomic region from Blattabacterium cuenoti encodes:
- a CDS encoding undecaprenyl-diphosphate phosphatase, which produces MNYIQSILLGIIEGITEFLPISSTGHMILAASIMGILEDKITNLFLVSVQLGAVLSVVFLYRNKFFFQKWDFYLKIFVASFPVGILGFFSSKKTNFLLVDPLIVALSLFIGGLVILKAENFYEKNYPNKRNRITYFKAFIIGLFQCMALIPGVSRSATTIVSCMLQNVNRRKAIEFSFFLSVPVIGIATCKKLFDYYFQLNSFTFTFTFKEIKLLFLGNIVAFITGIIVLKYFMKYLKKNNFKLFGYYRIILGIFFLVIHYLIKPLGKF; this is translated from the coding sequence ATGAATTATATTCAATCAATCCTATTAGGGATTATTGAAGGAATTACAGAGTTTTTACCTATTTCTTCTACAGGACATATGATCCTTGCAGCTTCTATTATGGGAATACTAGAAGATAAAATAACAAATTTATTTCTTGTATCTGTTCAGCTTGGAGCAGTTTTATCAGTAGTTTTTTTGTATAGAAACAAATTTTTTTTTCAAAAATGGGATTTTTACCTAAAAATTTTTGTAGCTAGTTTTCCTGTAGGGATTTTGGGTTTTTTTTCTTCCAAAAAAACAAATTTTTTATTAGTAGATCCACTGATTGTAGCTCTATCTCTTTTTATAGGTGGATTAGTCATTTTGAAAGCAGAAAATTTTTATGAAAAAAATTACCCTAATAAAAGGAATAGAATTACTTATTTCAAAGCTTTTATTATTGGTTTATTTCAATGTATGGCTTTGATCCCAGGAGTATCTAGAAGTGCAACTACCATTGTTTCTTGTATGCTACAAAATGTCAATAGAAGAAAAGCTATTGAATTCTCTTTCTTTTTATCTGTGCCTGTTATTGGAATTGCTACATGTAAAAAATTATTTGATTATTATTTTCAATTAAATTCTTTTACATTTACATTTACATTTAAAGAGATAAAATTATTATTTTTAGGAAACATAGTAGCTTTCATAACTGGAATTATAGTTCTCAAATATTTTATGAAATATTTGAAAAAAAATAATTTCAAATTATTTGGATACTATCGAATCATTTTAGGTATTTTTTTTCTTGTTATACATTATTTGATTAAACCGCTTGGTAAATTTTGA